TGGCACTGGGCCCTCCTTTTCTGTCTGGGCAGATCGAACGCCGAGATTAACAGCGCTGATTGGGCGCCGCTCGCTAAAAGCCGCTCAACTTGTTTTCGGGTAATGCGTCCGAGCCTTCCCAGCGAGCCTCAGAGCCCTGCGGCCGACGTTCAGCGGTCTTTTAGAGGAAGCAGGAAGGAGTCCTTTTGTAATCAGGGACacattagaagaaaaaaaaacaaagcttaaAGACAGGGGTTGAAGATAGTGGAAATTatggaataataataacaataataactccttacacttctatagtgcttttctggacactccactcaaagcgctttacaggtcatggggaatcccactgtcaccaccagtgtgcagccccacctggatgatgcgccagtccgctccccacacaccagctctcagtggggaggagagcagagtgatggagccacttcagagatggggattattaggaggccatgactggtaaggccAGGAGGAAATATGGCCaggagtaacacccctactctttttgagaaacgccctggaatttttaatgaccactgagagtcaggacctcggttttacgtctcatccatagaaaggcgcctttttacagtacagtgtccccgtctcTATATttgggcatcaggacccacacagaccgcagggtgagcgccccctgctggccccactaacacctcttccagcagcagcctcagctttcccaggagtctcccatccaggtactggccaggctcacacctgctgagcttcagtggggctgtgaGTTGCAAGCCGATATAGCTGCTGGAAAAGCATGAAGTCTGGTTTCCTCCCTTTGCTTGCAGGGCAGAGTCACATCCTTGTCCAGTGTCCCGGTGTCTCGGGATCAGTAACAGTGCGAGTGGTTTCGAGGTCAGGTGCCAGGAGCAGTCCGGCAATGATTAACGTTCAGGAGTGCATAACCTAGCCTGCTAGCCTTGACTTTTACTTTTGTGGTGTTTTGAAGAGGGAGTGGAAGAAAAAGACCTTGGCCCAGCTTATCAAGCACAGCTCAACAAGTAGATTAATCCAACACAGTGAGCAGGCCTTTACAAACAAGTTTGTAATGATCTGTAGTAGTGAAACTCATTGCCCACTATCCAGGAGCAACATGTACGAAGGCATTTGTTATATATTGCAATAATGGTTGTTGTAATTGTTATGGTGTTAACTACCATTAGAGAAATGTGCAAGACACTCTGTGGCAGGGAGAAAGGTGTTATAGCAGATAAAATGACTGGCTGACTGATTCACAGATTCACCGATTCACGATTCACCGATTCACCGAAACAATGGTAAAAAAAGGCTGCAAATTAAACAGGTTCAAAACGTGCGAGTATGATTCAACCCCAGCCATCCCCGGTGCCCGTGAAACTGAGGGCTAGcggggaaaaacaaaaacggGCCGCAGTCTCTCTGCCTCTACACATAAGGAGTTGGAAGGCCACAGCTGTTTGAGGCATAAAAATATAACAGTGAGGTGAACGTCAGCCCACGAAGCAGATAAGCCCCCCTGAGCCAGACTGCTGGCACAAATCAACAGGTGAAAGAGCTGGCTTCAGCAAAACACTTTCAAAGCTCTTTTCCCCCTATTTCAGCCAGCCGCTGAAACCTAAGGACAGAAAAGAAGCAATTAcgaggaaaaacaaaagcaggGACTCGAGAGAAGGTAAGATTTCAGACTGAAATTACACTAGAACCTAGACAAGCACAGAGTTCTGTACAAGCATTCTGTATGTGCTGCGAACAGGGCTGGTGTGGCCTGTTCAGTATATGGAACAGAGCAATAAAATACTGGTTACATCTATAAAACAGTAACCAGAACTCCCAGCACCAcaaggccctgctgagccaagagctgagccccctcagccagctggtcctgaagctcactgacaccagccagcctcaggacagtaCGGCTACAACAGCATGAATCAAGGTCAACTTAATCACAGCACAGGCCCAACAACAGTAGCTTACTCACTgaggcacacacacaaactggaACGTAATGTACAAGACCCGAAAAAGACAATGCACACTCCCTGAGTACCTGACCAGGGTAAGAGACAGCAAAGACATACAGACCCTGAGAGAGTACAGACTTGGTGACCACAGCCTCGGCATAGAAacaggacacaggcagccctggctgtccagagaggacaggctcagtccccacagcctggacatagaaattggacacaggcagacctggctgtccagagaggacaggcacactgtccacagcctggacatagaaactggacacagacagacctggctttccagagaggacaggctcagtccCCGTAGCCTggccacagaaactggacacagacagagctgactgtccagagaggacagggtgTGATCCCACTGTCAGCAGGGAGGAGTAGAATTAGAGATGCACTTTCTGTTCCTCTGTGAGAAACACTCCTAGAACAGACAAGCATTCTTCCCTGAAGTAACCAAtttaatcccagaattcccacgcCTGCCAGAATCAGACCATCTACCCAACCCTACTGCCCCTTCCACTACCTTAACGGACAGAAACCACTTCCTGTTAGATGTACAGTCATGACCTCGCCCTGCACAAGCAGCTGTAATGTAAATCCAGCGCTGATCAGTCATACCTGATTACTGCAGCCTGCTCCCCTGACGTTACTCATCTGTTCGGCTATTCGGAAAACAGCCCTTTTGTGGAAACTCAGAAAGCACGAATAAAACTATTAAACACACATTTTGTTCTTCCACCTTTCATAAGCACGCTCCTCCTTGTTTCTAGATTCTAAACTAACGATGTACAAACTTTGCGGTTTAGAAAACTGCTTGAACTACTTTTCTGTGCATAATACCTTGCGCGCATGATGCAGGCTATAAGCACACAAACCATCTGTCCATCTTCTTACCCCTTCTTCCAAATCAAGCTGgcgagggagccagagcctatcccaccaAGCAATGGGCATgaggcaggctacaccctggatgggacgtcagtccatcccaggtctcacacacactcacacccacaccggggccaatttccccagaagccaattaacccaccagcatgtctttggactgtaggaaggAACCCATCTGAACCCtgagagaacatgcagactccacacagacagcaccccaggaactgaacccaattCCAGCGCGGCGAGGGACCAATGCTCACCCAGTTGCGCCACTGTGCCCCCATACAGTCGAGTCGTTGGGAAATAACACAAACCCAGAGGACGCCAATCCTGTTGTTGATACTAAAGATCGATATAGAAGGATTGTGTTGAGTAGGGCTGCACACAGAACGCGTGGAAATTCGGCCTGACGGCTGGAGAATTGATTTTTCAAACATCAATTCGAACAAAGTCGGCGATAAGCCCGCATTTCCTACAGCTCACGGTCGCGTATAGCCTCTGCAATACGGAAACGCCCGGAGTCTTAAATCAAGTTGAGGCGCTAGAAATCCTAACCACCACTGCTGGGATTGAATAAGAGTTTGGTGAACGCAATATCACGGTCGAGCAAATATAGGCCGTTCAGCTGCGTTTGTTCTGCGCGTTTAGAGCCCGGTGTGGAAAAAAATAGTTCGTGGAAAGGACGAAAAAAGAGCCTCATTCTTCCAGCGGAGCCCCACTCTCTTAATGCACCCAGCATCGTCCATCATTCTCTTCATCTAAACCTGCCAGGTAGGTTCCGAATTTGTGTTGACCCAGGCGCGTTTGCTAGCCATTCAAACAAAGCTGATTCGTGTGAGAGTAGTGCTGATCTCCAACCTCCGCGAATCACCTGCAAAAACCCCCAGGTGACTTCATACCCGAGGGTTTTCCCGGGGTTCAGGGAGGGCAGAGGGCATCGGAATGGGCTTTCGTAGTGCAGCCCCACACCCGTGACACGATGCAGCGGGAGGTAATCACGGTGGGGTGACTCTTTTGAAATAACCTCTCGCCCGCCCCCGAAAAAGAGACGAAGCGCGCACGCTGTATTTTTCGTTCacctttttaagttttttttttacagactcGCATTTACTCCTCCAAGCTGTTTCACCTTGACGGTGGGTGGACTTAAGGACAACACGAGGTAGGGCAGAAAGTCTACAGTGGGAACATTCCAGGGGGAAAGACAAGTCCAGCGACACCGCATGAACTGGAAAAGCGAGTCACGGGCGACGGGAGACCGGAGGCGAGGGCCCTCCTTGTCAGCACTGTACCTGAGACCGCAATCCCAGCGAGGAAAGCGAGGAGCCGAGCTCGTACCCCAGACATCAGGTGCTGTCGACCCCGGAGACGGGCTCTCCAGTCGCGGCCAGGACGGACGGGTTTTGACGATCCGCCGCGGCGCTCTCAGGCACGGCGTCggaaagcaggaaaaaaatcttCGCTGCAGATAAAATTCTTTATGCAGCTGTTGACATCTAACTTAGCAGTTGGCCCGAACAGCACAGTCTACCCCCTCCCACCGCATGCAGGCGGGGCTGGAGATCTTGATTCGTTCACTTTTCTCAGGTTAAAGTTTGGAGAGAGAGACGGAAGTCATGCCGCCCATCTACATAGCTTATCAACGACTCTCCTCGTTTTTGCGAGAGAGACCGAGACCACATCTAACCTCGGATCCTACGCGCTGGAGATAGACCTGGACCAGAATGAGTCCAACGTGCTTCTGAAAATGGATTTAGTTCGGGACGTCTGATGTGATTAATAATCCACAGGAAACTGCCCAACTAGCGCAAACGCCCCCCAAAATACTGTAGTTATCTGCTTCTGGGAATACATGTAGGTGAATTGCCAAGGAAGCTTATACGTCGCCAAGACAAAACTGGATCGGGAGCCAAggcaaaagaaaacacttttgtCGACATCAGAAATCAATGAAGCGAAGAAAAGAGAGGGAGAGTTCGCAGGACAAAACGCGTTTGTCTCTTGGGTGCGTGACTGCTGAGGAGGGGAGAGTCGATTTCCCACGAGGATCGGATGAAATCTTTATTTGAATtttggaggtttttttttctctaaaacaTGTTGAAGACACTTAATGGATCGATTCTGGTCCGGGCCGCACTCCCCTTGCCGTTTTCTGCAGAACTTCTCTGCGGATGGAGGATTGTTGGGAGTGGAGAGACTCTGAAATCCTCCATCTTCTCCACGGCCCTTGTTTGAGGCTGCAAAACTGTGCAGCCCACCATCcacacccaaaaaaaaaaagtcaacaccagcccaggtcctggagagccactCGGCTGGATTCCGCTACAACTCTGTCGGCTCGTTGACCAAACATCCCCTTCCAGCTCCCGAGGCGGTTAGACATGACCAAGGAAGCCTGCGGACCCACCAGCATTCCAGCATCAGGACGTTGAGTCCTTCCAACATCACGAACAGCCCCCAGCAGAGGTCAAGATAGACCCCCTCCCCAACCCTGAACACCATCTCACAGAGGTCAACTTATCAAACATGGACGCCACCTCCAGGACAGAAGAGCATCCGCCAGAGGAAAACCAGCTTCCGCTCTCGGGAGCTGGACTGGGGAAACCCGAGTCCCCCCCCCGCCCCATCAAGCCCATCTCCCTCGATCGCGCTTGAGCACAGAAGAACACCTCACAACGGGCTGGAAAACCAATTTCTCTTTATTCAACAGCATTGGGGGACGAGGGGGACGACGCAGGCACCACCCCGCTGGCCCAGCGCCCAGCTcaatcctcctcctcctcgtcggCGCCGCCGGCCCCGCCCTGACCCTTCTTGGCGTTCTTCCTCTTGACCCGGCCGGGCCGCCCGCCCCCGTACGGCGAGCGCAGGGAGAAGTCGATGTGCTTCTGGCTGTCCAGGCGCACCACGAAGGAGGGGATGTTGACCACCTGCTTCCGGACCCTGCGGGGGAGGGGAGAAGGAGGAAGGTTAGCGGCGTGGGGCGGAGCCGAGAGTCCCGCCAACCCGGGGGCAATGCCTTGTGGGAAAACCAGACGCGTCATGTGACCACACCCAGGCACCAGGACGTGGCTGAGCCCCGAGGCTGGGAAGCACGAACGCCAACTCAACACGACCGTGGTCTGTACAAACCCTGAACGCTACTCAACATTCATCTAGATCAGGGGTgtccaaaccttttttttttattgggggCCAAATATGGAGTGGCAGGCCACAGGCTacctgtaataataaaaataaacataataccacaTAAGCACATTCCAATagtctgcaatttccctcacgggatcaataaagtatctatctaaccGAATTGCATTCCAATTAAATTGCCAGATTAATTCTTGTTTCTTCTCTGGGCAACGGATTTTGTGAGGCACTCCCTTATAAAGCCACCCTCTGCCAAGGGCAGTAGTCTGGCCACCCCTGATCTAGAGGACCTGAAGGTCTCTCTTGCTCTCCAGCCCAGCTGCTCAACTCCCCTCAACCAGTTTCAGCTTCAACCGGTTGCCATTCAATTTCCATCTCGCAGGTTTTACCATCCTCCTACAGAGCAGTCTGCTTTAAGATCCCAGTGCACCGACTCCCGGCTGGCAATCAGCTGCAGAAATCAGATGACCAAGCTCAACTTCAAATGAAGATCAATAAGACATCCTTTCAGATCACCTCTTACTTCCTTCTTTTACGGTCGCAGATGGTTCCATTTGCAACCCTAGACAGGTCGGAGTTCTAGTACGCTATATTATCCATATTGGGGTCAACACTGGGACATGACTCCCCCCCTACAGAGCACAGGGAAGGACTGAACTAAGCATTCCCTTGGTGACTATACAAGCCCAAAGCACTCAGCACAGCGCCGGCGCTTTAAGACTGATATAGCTGGTAAAACCTTAAATCAATTTTATATAGAGCCTCTCATTCCAAAGGATTTCAAAGTGCTTCACACCTACGAGATCCCACCACTGCACAGCGGATCAGGTGGAGAAATAAGGAGGGAGAGTGAGGTTAGTttgagaaaactaaaagtgagaTTTAGTCAAGGACACGTAGGTTAACGACCCAGGGTCGTTACCTACAGACCACCATAAGGTCAGTGTTAAGTTTGGTCGTCTCATCCAAGGATACAGCACCGTATCCACTCTCAGCACATTAGGGAACAAATTCAGGGTTTTTTTGCTGAGGAGCGCCATCTAGGGGTCCATAAGATGCAACTGCATCGTGTTCACATTCCTACAAGTTTGCAAAGCCTGATTTTATTTCACCACTTCTTAAGCTGCACATTACAGGCcaagacaaaggtttaagcccACAGCTCCCACCCCACGTCCAGATCCACTGTAAGTGAGCACATTACCTGTCCACAGACTTCCCATGAGGCCATGCTCTTACACCATTGGCTGGAGGCAGCAGCCGGAGCCCCGCCCACACGCCTACTCACAAGGTATACGGTTTTTGATACCGAATTGACCTTGGCGAAACTGAGAACCCCTTCGTCTCCAGGTGAAAAGTACTGGTTACCTCAGCCCGCAGAGGGCGctggggagggggaggagatAGTATCAGTAGAAAACATCTTGGGCAGGCTGGTGCGATATCTGCAGGCCTCCACCTGCAGTGTCTCCTATACTTCTGTAAGCAGCTGGGAAAGGCTTTGTAAAACCTTGCACCTCCTTCTCCGATTTCCCCCAATACCCTCGCCAAGCTATGGAGCTGCCTTGCAAGGGTGTGTGCTCTTCATCATGCTATGCACTGTGTATTAAATACATACATTGTACATGCTGGAATTGTAACACTTACTGCCAGGTCAACTTGGGAGAAAACCAATTGGATTAATAAGCATAAAATTTAAAGTCCGAGAACTCCAATTGAACATTTGCCGATGAGTGGGGCAGTATAATTCACGCAGCACAGAGCTTTGATCATCCACCTTGCAATGCCTTTAAGACTGGAGCCTACAGCCGATTACACCACCACTACGTGGGCAGTCCTTCTATGTAATCAGCAGTTGGGATAGCTCCTGTAATCCAGGAACacggggggagctggagcctatcccagcaagcaacgggcaaaaggcagggtacaccctggacaggacgccagtccatcacagggcacacacagacactgtgcTCCCCTTCCTGGAATCTTAAGTGCTAAAAATACAACAGCACGCTGGGAAGTATTCAACGGTGTCATGCTCATTACTTACAATTAGATCCCTGCATCTCTAACAGCGTGAAGTACTAGCATAGCACATGAAGGGATTATTGCATTGGCCGTGCCCTGCAGGATATAGCATATCTGCATTAACCTACAGGGGCATGAAATTGTACAACGTCCTGCTGCCTTTCAGACCTTACCGAATGTGTCTCTGCCGGATCAGGACCCGGGCGTGATGGATGCTCTTGGCGAGGCCCAGTTTGAAAACCTGCGTCTGCAGGCGCCGCTCCAGGAAATCCTCGACCTTCAACCCCAGGATGTAATCCAGCTTCATCTTCCCCTCGTCCAGCACGCCGATGCGCACCAGCCTGCGCAGCAGCGCATTGCCTGCAAGAGGGGCCGGCATGCGGGTTACACATCAAGACTTCACTGCACAGTTTCGACCCCTCAAAATTGGGGACCTTCTCTCTCAGACGGGGGGGGGGAACCCCAACATCTGTGATACTAGTTAATATAATCCTCACATTTACACAGCGATTCTCtgtacactccactcagagcgacTTGCAGGTCGTGGGGAATCCCACTctcgccaccagtgtgcagcccaacctggatgatgctccagtactctccccacacaccagctctcagtggggaggagagcagagggatgaagccagttcagagatggggattattaggaggccatgactggtaaaggccagggggaaatttggccaggacaccagggtaacgcCCCCACTCTTTCAGGGCAACAcattggaatttttaatgaccacagcctGGGGGCTCCAAGTCTGCAAACTCAGTTCAACTTCTCCTTTTCTCAATGGGGTCTAGAAGAAGGAAGCTCATTCCGAGCTCAGCCATCAGGTCTCTCTCCTGCCTCATTGACGAGGAATTCGTGACAACACAGAAATTCTGACAACTGTAATTTAAATCATCGGCTTTAGAGAGACCCGACGCTGGGCTGAAGTTAGCCCCGTTTTCTTGGGCAACCCCAAAAACCCAATTTGAAATAGAAGCCGCAACCCGTTACAGAAACGGCCACatgcctttaaaataaaaaaagaaccgAGTAACATCAGTTAGGCATACCTTCGAACAGCCGCTTGGGGTCCTTCTCGTCGAGCGTGAGCAGCTCTCGGGCGGCCTTGCGGATCTTGGCGAGGGTGAACTTCACTCTCCACACCTCGCGCTTGTTCCTCAGGCCGTACTCCCCTAGAAGAGAGGCGCACATTCAAGCCGGGTCAACACTCAATTAATGCCCCCTGCCGTGCGGTCCGTCAGAAAAGGCCCCTACACCGCCGGTCGCTGGAGCTGAGCACCATCCCACGCGACGCGCGCTACAATCCTCCCAGAGCCGATGTCTACAAACAGGACGGTACGGCAGCTCTGCAGGGATGCAGCCAGAAAACAGACGGCAAAGTGTTTAACTTCCACCAGGACTGCGAAACGGGATGGCAGTCATTGTCCTGGCAGCAGAGGGCAAGGACACTACATGGAAGCAGATATGCTTTATTAAATAACCATCCTGGGGGTCTCCCAACCTGGCTACCACTATCAGACTGAAACAAGAACAGCACACGAAGAGCAGCCAAGCTCGACAGTGGTCTCCTGTCTCCAGACAGCCCCTCGCCCCTGGCCTCATTGACGAGGAATTCTTGACACCACAGAGGTTCTGACAAGTTCTGTTTAAATCACAGGCCAGAGACTGGGCGAGCACAGGAGGCCACGCAGAGAGCAGCACGCCCTCTTCCCCTGCAATCAAGCCTCTAGAAAATCTCCCAGTTCCCCCGGGGTCTGCTTGGCAGCTCGGAACACAGCGGTTCGCAATCCTGGTCATCCTCACGCCTGCTGGGTGTTTTTAAATCCCGTCGAGCCCTCAGTTCCACAATCAAACCCTTCGTGGATTCAAGAAGATTTCATCCCAACGGTTTGTTCCCTGGTCTTCAACATGGGAgtcatttttttgtgatggACATAAAACCCCAGCTATTAAACTGAAGCACCTTCTTAGAGCAAATTAGGCTTCACTGATCTGATGAAGgtgggctggaatgaaaaccagcaggcgTGTGGGTCACCGGGACTGGGAACCACTGCCTTAAAGGACTCGGGCGGCTCGGCTTCGACTCCGGTTGACCACCAGTCACCGATCCAACCCACAGCGCCGCGCTGCCTGTCCGGCCCAACCTGGGCAAGCAAGGGCCACTCACCGATGAGCTTGAGCTCCTGGTCGAGACGGGACTTCTCGAAGGGGCGGCGGGGGGTCACATAGGTCTTACGACAAACCCAGCTCCTGGCAACGGGCATCTTGGGTCAACGCAGCCTGCAGGGGAGGCGAAGAGGAAAATCACTGTGGAGAGGAAAAGCCGCTTTCCCAGGCTTCACCACTAGGGGGTGCTCATGCACTGCTGCACCACCTGCACTGCAGGACAGCTCATGGCGCCATGCCTGTCCCATCTCTGTGGGCCTGACTTGGTTACCTGATCTAGTGAAGGTTTAAGCGCAGTTACAAGTTTTACATTCATTTCAGCACATTAAAGACCCTGTTCCTGGTTTATAACAGTGTGGGGGGACCCCACTCCAAAAAACAAGACTACTACCTATACTTTATCAAATTATATCTGAAGGGATGGCAATAAATACAATGTAGATGGCAgatcttaaaatgtaataaatcacTTAGCATTTCACCAGACGGGTGCCCTGCCTCTCAAACAGTAACTTTCAGAATGTTCCACATGTATTTAAAGTATCACAGGGCGCGTTTTTGCCACACCATTCAGTGCTGGTGGACATCAGAATTGCATTCTACTGTACACCTTGTAGCTCGGCTCAGACTGCAGTTTGGAATGCCCCACATATTACTATTTGCTTTATTGCCAAACAGCAGTAAGGCCTCACCCAGAATACAGTGGATGATTTTGATCACTGGGCTCTGAAAATTCCTGGGCTTGAAGCAACACCACCCCCTTCCAcccctgacaggctgaaggaaccgaACTCTTAGTGTTCAACAGCGGAGACGGCAAGACCACCTGATCCGAGAACTCAAAACCCCTCACAGATCAAGTCCACCCAAGCAGCAGCCTTCCGAACCGGTGAATCGCGTATTAAACTacacacatttcaaaagaaaatgcacTGAGAATGACAAGAAGCTCTAATACAGGGTAAACTGTAATAAGCGACCTAATTTGTCTGCGCATCCAATAACCAAAGTACTATGCTTTAGGATTTGAGCAACACTGCTAATGAAACCCAGCACTGTCACAGAAAACGACCATAACCGCTACAACGACGAAAATTGTTTGTCAAGCGGCAGATCCAAACATTTTCCCCCTTTAAGGCCCACATTCAGGAAACTGACCATTCGCAGAGACGTCGAGGTGCACTAAACCAGATTATTGTGACGCTGTCAAAACCGGTGTCTAACGACCCTAAAATGGATTTTAAACCCGGGATTAACATTGTACGGCCAGCAAGTCCTACCCGACGTCATTTACAGCGCCCGATCCCAACAAAACGATGAACCCCCCCCCGGCGATCAAGAAGGACGAGCCGTCAAAAAGGCGTATATCGAAGGGTGCCACACCGGGCCTCGCCAGCCATGTGCAGGAGCAGCAGATCCCGGCGCGTCACACGGACCAGCTCAACAATCAAAACGAAATCCGCCCCCACCCGAGCAATAAGCAACCAGAGCGCCTGCAAACGCGCACGTAAACACTAGCTCAGGCCATCGGCGATCTCTTTTCCCTCGCTCGGGGGAGATCCGGACAGCGGGGCCGCAGCCTAGCAGCACCGCATCTCGGGCACATGGGACCCAGTCTGGAAAACTCGCCCCACTTCGCCTTCGTGCGGGGAACAAAACACCCAATTCCTCGCGCTGGAGCCTCAGAGGCACGCTTCCCGAGCGGAAACCAGCCGCTATCTCCATTCTTTCATCACCTAAAATCTTAAATGTGAAGGAAATGCAGCGCCACGCCGTCGGCCATTACCTGACTCCCAGGCTTCAGTAATGCAAAAGAGAGCGTGCGCAGCGCTCGGCGCGGATTTATAAGGACGTAAACGTGCGTTTCCCAGACTTCTCTGCGGCACGTACAGCTGGGACTTGTAGTTTTTCTGTGCTTGGGACGCGCCCTTCAGTCCGACTTcctgaatttaaaaaaggggACGCTGATTTTTTTCCACCGCAGGAACAAAACGCGGGGGGATAGTCAGTCATACAAGCAAAGTCCACACGCTGAAAACGCGAGAACACAACCCAGAGCACACAGGAGTTCCCCCATGTCGAAGCGTGATAACCGCTGCAATAACGCGGTTTTGACCTGTAACATTATTTAAAAGCGTGCTGCGATTGATTAAAATaacgtaaaaaataaaataaagactcCCGAATAAGGcaccacagccgaaacgctgtgtctcttctcttctcttttcagcctggaataaacctttacttgttcctaaaaataataataacacattttaaataaaataacataaaaaatagcCCATTT
This DNA window, taken from Lepisosteus oculatus isolate fLepOcu1 chromosome 23, fLepOcu1.hap2, whole genome shotgun sequence, encodes the following:
- the rps9 gene encoding small ribosomal subunit protein uS4, translating into MPVARSWVCRKTYVTPRRPFEKSRLDQELKLIGEYGLRNKREVWRVKFTLAKIRKAARELLTLDEKDPKRLFEGNALLRRLVRIGVLDEGKMKLDYILGLKVEDFLERRLQTQVFKLGLAKSIHHARVLIRQRHIRVRKQVVNIPSFVVRLDSQKHIDFSLRSPYGGGRPGRVKRKNAKKGQGGAGGADEEEED